In Chitinophaga oryzae, the sequence CATGCAGATATTTTTCCGGGACCTCGTATGTTGTGACTGCAGGTCGGTTTATTTGGCAGAGAACTGAGCCGGGAAAGGCTTCTCCAGCAAGTGGGTGTAAATGAAGCGGGCTGTTTCTGTGGAAGCATGCTTCGCATTTGGCCCTCTCCAGCCATGGCGTTCGCCGGGATAAAGCATAAACTCAAAATGTTTGTTCAGGCTTTGCAGTTTGTCTGCCAGTTGAATAACATTCTGCATGTGCACATTATCATCCATTGTGCCATGCGCCATGCGGAGCACGCCCTTGTAACGGTCGGCATACGTCATCACGGAAGTGATTTTATAGCCTTCGGGGTTCTCTGCGGGCGTATCCATGTAGCGTTCTGTATAGTGGCTGTCGTATAATTGCCAGTCGGTAACGGCATAGTTGGCCATACCATGGGTAAACACATCGGCGCCATAGGTCAGGGCCATATCGGTCATATAGCCGCCAAAGCTGCCGCCGGTCATACATATCCTGGCCGGATCGGCCCAGGGCTGCGCCCGCAGCCACATCGCGGCGTCCATATAATCTTCAATCTCATATTTGCCCAGCTGACGGTGGATGTAGTTCATCCCCATTTTGCCCAGCTGGCCGCTGCTGCGGTTATCGATGGCCACCTGTATAACGCCTTCCTGTGACCACCATTGGAAAGCAGGGCTGAATTTCCAGGTATCGTAAACGGTGCCTGCATTAGGACCGCCGTAGATGCTGATGAGGACCGGATATTTTTTACCAGGCTGCAGGTGCACCGGCAGGGTGATGGTCATGGGCAATACCAGGCCGTCACGCGTTTTATAGGTCGTCAGCTCCGTTTTGGTCAGATTGTATTGGCCAAACTTACTGCCTTTGGCATTGCCCAGCTCCCGGACCACTTTGCCGTTGTTGTCCAGCAATGCCATCCGCTCAGGTGTTTGCAGGTTGGAGTAGGTGGTGATGAAGTATTTGCCACCGGGCGCCATGCTGATCACATGGTTGTAATTGCCGAAGGTGAGCCGGGTGATGGCGCCTGTTTTCATGCTTACTTTATACAGATCAAACCGGGTAGAGGCTTCCTTACGGGCCGTAAAGTAGATCAGCTGGTTTTTTTCATCGGTACAGACTACATCTTTCACGGTCCAGTTGCCGCTGGTCAGCTGTTTTTTCAGCGAGCCGTCCATATTATGAAGATAGAGGTGCGACCAGCCGGTTTTATCGCTCTGCAGCAGGAATCCCTGGTTGTTTTGCAGGAAAGGAACGGCATCAAACCAGTCGATCCATGTTTTCTGGGTTTCGCTGTAGATTTCTTTTTTAGCGCCGCTTTTCGGATCGATGCTGTATATCTTCAGATTGTCCTGGCCGCGGGGCATCCATTGCATCCAGAGTTGTTTGCTGTCGGCTGTCCAGAATGGCATGCCGAAGTATTGGTCATCATTTTCGTTGAAGTCGGCCCACACGGTGTTACCGCCTTCCACAGGCACTACGCCTACTTTTACCGCTGGGTTAGGGTCGCCGGCTTTGGGATAGCGGGTGTTTTCGAGGTAGCCGTGTTGTCCTTTTTCGCTGTAGATGGGGAATACAGGCACTTTGGTATCGTCAAAATGCATATAGGCGATCTGTTTACTGTCGGGGCTCCACCAGAAAGCGCGGTAGCGGGTGGGGCGGCCGAGGATCTCTTCGAAGTAAACCCAGGAAGACCAGCCGTTGTAGATCACATCTGTTCCGTCGCTGGTATAGCGGGTTTCTTTTTTGGAGGCTATTTCCACGCTGTACAGGTCATTGTTGCGGGTGAAGGCCACATGTTTTCCGTCCGGCGAGAGGGTGGGATTTTTTTCCACCAGGGTGTCGTTCGTCAGACGGATGTTGCTGCCGTCTGCAGCTTTATAGAAGACGTCCCGGTCGCGTACTTCGACGCTGGGACCGTCTACCGGGGCGGTATATACGGTGGCGGCGCCGGTGCGGGCGTTTACTTTCATGGCCTGAAGGCGGCCGGAAGCGGGAAGAACGCGCATTTCCAGGTAATGGTCTGCGTCTGCCCAGCCTTTCAGTACCGGCAAAGGTTGGGTAATATCGGTGGTCTGACCTCTGAACGCCTGTTCAAAAGTAACATCCTGCTGCTGTGCCTGTAAACGCGGCGTGGCAGCCAGCAACAGGACGGCGCTGCCCAGGCAGACGGGTGTAAACCATGATGAACTTCTCATAATAGACAGTTGATTTTTGTTGATGTTGGCGGGCGAAAATAAGCATAACTCAAAAATACCCCTGACAAAATCCATAAACGGCGGCGCTGCCGGCGCCATTTATCCGTCAGGAAACGCCGTTTACGCAATAGTTAACAGCAATCCCGAAATCCCCACTGTTAATAGCAGTAGAACGGGCTACCTTTAAGCCGGTTTTCATAGGATATGGTCAAAAAATAAGAGGGCTGTAGTCTTACAGCCCTTTTCCGTAAGATTTTCCCCATAATCAGTTATTTTTGCACTCCATTTGGCATTTACAAATAATCACATGACACAATTATCTGAGCAAGAGATTATACGCCGGGAAAAATTACAGGAGCTGCAAAAACTGGGCATCGACCCCTACCCTGCGGCAGAATACCCGGTCAATGATACTTCCGTTAACATAAAAAATAACTATTCGGAAGCCACCAAAGAGCAATTCCAGGATGTATGCCTGGCAGGTCGTATCATGAGCGTTCGTGATATGGGCAAGGCCGCTTTTGTGGAACTCCAGGATAAAGCCGGCCGTATCCAGCTGTATGTACGCCGCGACGACATCTGTCCCGGTGAAGACAAGACCGCGTACGACGTTGTTTTTAAGAAACTGATGGATATCGGTGATATCATCGGTGTAAAAGGCTATGCTTTTATCACCAAAACCGGCGCTACCTCCATTCATGCAAGGGAAGTGAACATACTGTCCAAATCCCTGCGTCCGCTGCCGATCGTTAAATCCGTGGAAGGACAGGTGTTTGACGAGGTGACCGATCCGGAATTCAAATACCGTCAGCGTTATGTGGACCTGGTGATCAACCCGGAAGTGAAAGATGTGTTCGTAAAAAGGACCAAAATCCTCCAGACCATCCGTGATTTCTATAATAACCTGGGCTACCTGGAAGTGGAAACACCGATCCTACAGCCTATCCCCGGCGGCGCTACCGCCCGCCCGTTCGTGACACACCACAACGCGCTGGATATGCCTTTGTACCTGCGTATCGCGAACGAATTATACCTGAAACGCCTGATCGTAGGCGGTTTTGAAGGGGTATACGAATTTGCGAAGGACTTCCGTAACGAAGGAATGGACCGTACCCATAACCCGGAATTCACCGTCATGGAGATGTACGCCGCCTACAAGGACTACGAATGGATGATGCGCACCACCGAAACCCTGCTCGAAAAAGTGGCGGTGGCGCTGCATGGCACTACGGAAGTACTGGTGGGCGAGAAAACCATCGACTTCAAAGCGCCTTTCCGCCGCGTCCCCATGTACGACGCTATTAAGGAACATACCGGCTTCGATATCGACGGCATGGACGAAGCACAGCTCCGCGATGTATGCAAACAGCTGGGCATCCATGTAGACGCCAAATTCGGTAAAGCCAAACTGATTGACGAAATTTTTGGCGAAAAATGCGAAGGCCACTACGTACAGCCGACCTTTATCACCGATTACCCGGTGGAAATGAGCCCGCTGACGAAAAAACACCGCAGCAAAGCCGGACTGGTAGAACGTTTTGAGCTGATTGTCAACGGTAAAGAGATCGCCAACGCCTACAGTGAGCTGAATGATCCTATCGACCAGCGCGAACGCTTCGAAGAACAGGTACAGCTCATGGAACGTGGCGATGATGAAGCCATGTATATCGACTACGATTTCCTCCGCGCCCTGGAATATGGCATGCCGCCTACTTCCGGCATCGGTATCGGTATCGATCGTCTGACTATGCTGATGACCAACCAGCCGTCCATCCAGGACGTCCTGTTCTTCCCGCAGATGAAGCAGGAAAAATAGTCACGCAAAGGATTCTAAGATCATAGCGGATAGCAAGCCCGCAAAGAAATAAAAGACCACATTTTGTTGTTTATATTAGTTTATGTTAATATGATCAACAAAATGTGGTCTTCTTTTTATAAAAGGGAACATAATATGATCTTCGATCCTTTGCGATCTTAAAACCCGCTACGATCTTGCAATCCTTTGCGTGCTAAAAACCCGCTATGATCTTATAATCCTTTGCGTGAAAAATTTCCGGCATTAAATTTTCTATACCCTTTGGGAAAGCGCTCAGATCCCGTGTCACATCGTTACCTTTAAGTAATGCTTTTCTGTATCTCAAAATTAGTCATATGAAAACGATACTTGTACCCACTGATTTTTCTGATACCGCCTATAATGCAGCTACTTATGCGCTGGCGATGGCTCCACAGCTGAATGTTGACCGTATTGTGCTTTACCATGCCTATGAACTGATCGTACCAATCCCGGACGTGCCTACTGCCATTCCCATGGTTAATCCGGACGATCTGCGGATCGCTTCACAGGAAGGGTTGGATAAGATGCAAAAAGAACTTGCGCCGCTGGCAGGCGCCGGTGTGAGTATCGTGACGAGGGCGGACAATACGCTGCTGGCTGCCACCATTGACGATGTGGTAAAACAGGAAGAAGCAGCGCTCATCATCATGGGCATTACCGGTGGCAGTAAAATGGAAGAGATACTGGTAGGTTCCAATACCATCGATGTGGTGAAGCATACCACCTGCCCGGTGCTTATCGTTCCCGGAAAAGCAGTGTTTAAAGGCATCGCCAAAATCGTATTTGCCTGCGATCTGCGCCAGGTGGCCGACAGTACGCCGATCGCCCCGCTGAAGAAGCTGCTGGCCGCATTCCATGCGGAACTGCATGTGATCAATATAGACCATGAAAGCAAGCACTTCTCCACCGATACGCCTTTTGAAACGCTGATGCTGGATACGCTGCTGGAAGATTATAAGCCGGAATATCATTTTGTGGACAACCCGGACGTGGTGCAGGGTATCACGGAATTTGCCGAAAGCATACAGGCAGACCTGATCCTCACCATCCCGAAAAAACACGGCCTGTTTGAACGGATCTTTAAACGCAGTAATACCGCTAAACTGGCCTACCAGACGCATATTCCGCTGCTGACGATACACGAATAAACTTTATATTTGAAACATTAATACATATCATCATCACAACATTATGCTGAAAAAAACACTGTTGGTTCTCCTGGGCGTTGGCTGTATGCACGCCAGTCAGGCGCAATTGCTGAACAAACTGAAAAAGCTCAAAAATTCCAGCTCCACCACCACTACAAACACCACTACTTCCAACACCGGCGGCAGTTTCACTGAAAATGAAGCTGGTTCTGCCATCAAGGAAGCACTGGCGAAAGGCGTTGCCAATGGTATCGCCAATCTCAATAAAACAGACGGTTTCTTTGGCAATGAACTGTATAAGCTGTTATTGCCTCCTGACGCAGTGAAAATCGGTAATACCCTGCGTGCCATCGGTTTAGGCCCGCAGGTGGACCAGGCCATCCTGCAGATCAACCGCTCCGCAGAAAAAGCCGTAGGATACGCCGCGCCCATCTTTGTGAATGCCATCAAACAAATGACGCTTACAGATGCGATCAACCTGGTAAAAGGGGGTAACAATTCCGCTACCGAATTTTTCAAAAGCAAAACCACCGATCAGCTGAAAGCCGCTTTCTCTCCTGTAGTGAAAGGTTCGCTGGACAGCACCAGCGCTACCCGCTACTATTCAGACATCGTGAATACATACAACAAACTGCCGACGACATTCAATAAAGTGAATCCTAACCTGCAGGACTATGTGACTACGATGGCAGTGAACGCACTGTTCGACCAGATCGGTAAAGAAGAAGCGGCTATCCGCGCTAATCCTGCCGCCAGAACGACTGATATCCTGAAAAAAGTGTTCGGAAATATCCTGTAGTTTCTCGCAAAGCTTTGTAAGAAAGCAAAGACACAAAGAGTCTTTATCAATAAAAGTAAAGGTGCGAAGATCAAATGCTGATCTTCGCACCTTTGCTTTCTTATTTAATCTCAAAAAAACTTTGTGTCTTTGCTTTCTTACAAAGCTTTGCGGGAAACTACGCGCTGAGCAATACCTGCCAGGCCTCTCCTACCTTGTTGGCCTCCAGCAGCTGCTTAGCGTAATGATGCAGCTCGCGCTCCATCTCATCCGGCGTAAGGCTGTAATACTGGATGATGTTTTTAAGGTGACTATCATCAAATGCAGGATCTACAAAAGGCATTTCATGTACGTTGCCCAGTTTGCCCAGATCATTGCCGCTGAGAATAGCGCTGTTGCGTATGGATAACGGTAACGCATCTACGCCGATTCCGAGTTGTGTATTGGGTTTGGGCACTTCAAAGACAGCATCGCCGGAAGCGCGGCAATAATAGTCGCCGCCCATGCGGGCTACCAGGTCGATCTTCTGCGGGTCTATTCTGCCTTTGGCATCGAAAATGTCATCGTTGATATGGATGAGTACCGGTTCACAGATAACGAGGTTGCCGGCGCCGCCCTGGTTGCCGGTTTCGATGATCTGTTTTACCACGCATTCCATTTGTACGGGACTTTCCTTTACACGGAACGGTTTTATTTTTTCTGAGGGCACAGGTGTAAAGCCGGCCTTCACAAATTCGTTTATCCCTGATGGGTATTCGCAACTGGCCAGTGATGTTTGTTGCACCATGTTGTAGGTGACCACATTGATCACTACTTCGCGGGTGGCGTACACGTTTTCCAGCGTGTGTTTGGTGGTGTTGTCGCGGACGCGCCTGGACGGTGAAAATATCAGCGTTGGCGGATTGGTACCGAATATATTGAAGAAACTGAAAGGCGATAAGTTAGGCTGCCCTTCCGCATCGATAGTGCTGGCAAAACAAATCGGGCGCGGGGCGATGGCGCCCTGCAGATAAGCCTGCAGCTCGGCGGTCTTAATTTCAGACGGAACTACCTTCATGCCTATACGTTTTTCTTAAGTGCCAGTATAGAGAAGTCAGTGTCTTCTTTAACGATGGTGTTGGTAAGTGTGCCCAGTCCTTCTATCTCCATCTCTACCACATCGCCGGGTTGCAGCCATTGTTCGGTGTAATTGGGGTCGTTGAGTTTGCCGGTGCCGTTCAGCTCCAGGAAACAGCCGGTGCCTACGGTGCCGCTGCCGATCACATCGCCGGGCATGATGTTGACGCCATAAGCGCAACGTTCCACGATCTCCGCAAACGTCCAGTCCATGTCGCCCATATTGCCTTCGCTGACCTGTATGCCATTGACTTTGCAGGTCATCTTCAGGTTGTAGTTATTACCGGTATGTCCGGGTTTGGCGGGTACCAGGAACTCCTCCAGTTCGTCCGGCGTTACCAGCATGGGGCCTATCACGGTACTGAAGTCCTTGCCCTTGGCGGGGCCCAGGTTGAGTTTCATCTCTTCCATCTGCAGCGTGCGTGCGCTCATATCGTTCATGATCATATAACCGCCGATGTAGTCATCCGCTTCTGCTGCGGTGATATTCCGGCCTGCTTTGCAGATCACGATAGCTGCTTCCAGTTCAAAGTCCAGTTTGTCGAAGTGGTCCGGCATACAGTGAATATCGCCGGGACCCTGGATAGCATTGTGATTGGTAAAATAGAAGATCGGGTACTGATCAAATTCCGGGATCATCTCTACTTTGCGGTTTCTCCGGGCAGCAGCCACATGTTGCCGGAAAGCATAGCCATCGCGGCAGGAAGTGGGGAATGGTACCGGCGACAGCAGCTGTACGCTTTCCACGGGGATACCTTTGGCGGTGCCCGGATGTTTGCCTGCTTTCAGGCTGGCGTCAGCCTGCCGGGCCACGTCGATCACGTCTTCCCACATCATCAGGAACATTCCCATGTTATTGGGCAGGTCCGGATGCAACTCCTGGGTGTTGTACAACTGTCCGTCAACAAGGATGGCCAGCTGGTCTGTTTCCTCTCTTAAATAACTTACAAGTTTCATGATTTGTATTGTTCTGGTTGTATGATTGACCAAATATAAGGATGCTCCTGCGGTTTTTTTGTATAATTTAGGAAGATAAAGACCTGATATGAAATCCTGTTTATGGCCCCTTACCTGCTGTTAGTCCTGCCGCTGGCAGCCGCAGCGCAGTCGCCTTCCCGTTACGCCATCTCGCATTGGCCAAACTGCCGGCCGACAGCCTGCTGACAACACGGCTCAACGATGCCGGGCTGGAGCAGCTGCTACAGGCGCATTTCGGGCTTACGCCGGCTAATTTTAACGAAAACATCAGGAAGCGCTTAGCCGCCAGCTGATAATTTTATATTTTGGCAATCAGAACCACTATTGCTGCTCTATGATGCGTCACTGTTTGCTGTTACTGCTTTGCGGTTGCCTGTCGCTGGTACAGGCGCAGCCCCGTACAGATACCCTGCTGAAAAACATGTTCGACCGTGAGGCTACCCCGCTGCTGCGGCATATGCTGCAACATCCCGATTCTTTCCGGTATCAGCTGATTTATACCCGGATTGACCGCGATGCCAATAACCAGCCGCATTTCACGCATTATTATCTCAACGTGGACGCGGACCAGTATTTTAACCCGGCCAGTACGGTGAAGCTGCCCATTGCCCTGCTGGCGCTGGAGAAAATGAGGGAACTCAAGGTCCGCGGCCTGGACGGCAACACCACCATGCTGACCGACAGCAGCGGAAGCGGACAGTTAACCGTGCATACAGACAGTACGGCCAAAAGCGGGCTGCCTTCGATCAACCATTACATCAAACGGATTTTCCTGATCAGTGACAACGACGCCTATAACCGTTTGTATGAATTCGTAGGGCAACAGTCCATCCATGAAAGGCTCTGGAAAAAAGGCTATAAGGATGTGCGTATCGTGCGGCGGTTTATGCCGTTGTCTGAAGAAGAAAACAGGCACACCGGCGCTATCCGGTTTGTAAAAAACGGGAAGACGCTGTACAGCCAGCCGCCGGCCGTGAGCCGGCTGTCTTACGACTATAGCAGAAACATCCGGATAGGAGCGGGTTATATGGATAAAAACGAGCACCTGGTATCTGAGCCGATGGATTTCACAAAGCATAACAACCTGCCGTTGCAATGCCTGCAACAGATGCTGCAATCGGTGATTTTCCCGCAGTCGGTGCCGGCGGCGCAACGTTTCCGGATAACCCCGCAGGATTACCGGTTCCTGTACCGGTATATGTCCGAATACCCTTCTGAAAGCACAGATCCCGTTTATGACACCACTGAATACTTTGACAGCTATACGAAGTTTTTCCTTTTTAAAGGCGCCGGCCGCCACATCCCGTCCAATATGCGGGTGTTCAATAAAACGGGCTGGTCTTACGGCTTTTTGACAGATGCGGCTTACATCGTTGATTTTGAGCATAATATTGAGTTTATGCTCACCGGAACGGTGTATGTGAACCGGGACGGTATTTTAAATGATGATAAATACGAATATGAAGGGGAAGGATATCCTTTTTTCCGGGATGCCGGCAATATTATTTACCGGTATGAGCTGCAACGGCAACGGGCCTACCAACCGGACCTGAAGGCATTCCGGATCGATTACAGGCAGTAGCGGGGACTGACGGTCATAATATTTGACGGATAAATTAAAGATTAAAAATATTCCAATTAAGGTGAAGGTTGTATTTTTGTGCCTGAAATCGGCAGACGGGGCATAGCTACCTGCCAGGGTAAAATAAGAGGGGTTTTATTCATTTTCCCGTAACTGTTGCGCGTTAAAACTGGGATTCATGAAATTTGAAAAGATTAAGAACAAAGGACAGGCAAGATTATTTGAAAGCCAGTACCTCGAGATGCTGACCAAGACGCATCCCCTGGTGATCTGGGGAATGTATTTGCCCATTATTGGCTATATGCTTTATTATAGCCATGACACGTTAGGCTTTGAAGTAAGCACGGTGATATCGATATTCATAGGCGCGATGTTATTCTGGTCGTTCTTCGAGTATATCATGCACCGGTTTATTTTCCACTTTGCCAGCGACAGTCCGAAAGTGCAGCGTTTTATTTACGTGATGCACGGTAACCATCACGAATATCCGAGAGACAAACAGCGTTTGTTTATGCCGCCGGTGCCCAGTCTGATCCTGGCCTCTGCGATCTTTGGCAGCCAGTATATTTTCCTGCGGCAGTATACTTTCATGTTTTTCCCCGGTTTCCTGCTGGGTTATCTGATTTATGGCAGCATGCACTACGCTATCCACGCCTGGAACCCGCCTTTTAAATTCATGAAGCCGCTGTGGCGTAATCACCACCTGCATCACTACAAAAGCGAGGATAAAGGCTTTGGTGTAAGTTCAGCTTTCTGGGACCGGGTATTCGGCACTTTCTTTGACCTGGACAAGGAGAAGGAAGACAAAGAGAAAGTAAAGGAGCTCATGTTTTAATGTAGAGATTTTTTGATGTACGATTTTTTGATTTTATAGATTTACAAAAGGAGAAGACCGAAGCAAGTTAACAACCGCTTCGGTCTTCTTCTTTTGTATTGCAGGAATCAAAAGATCGTACATTAAAAAATCCCTGAATGAATCACCATCTTTCTTCATCGTCTGGCAGGTTGTCTTGCCGGAAAGCTTCCCGGGAAGCTATTTTCTGCAGCTGTCTCTCGATGATCAGCGCCGCGATGGGCCGGTAGGGATCGGTGCCTTGCCGGGCGGCATATTCCAGTATCTGTCTCACCTTTTTCTCTGCCACGTCGATCCGGTACAGGAGAAAGATGAACTGTTGGAGATCGGTGCTGATGAGGTATTCCAGTCTTCTGCCCAGTATTTCCTCCAGTTGCGCGTAACTGATATTGCCCGGGGGACGCTTACTTCAAATGTCTGTTGCGCCCAATTGGCGGTCTCCCGGAGATACGGTGCAGGAACGCTGTTCATTATTTCATCTGTTTGATTTTGTAGGAAGCGTTGGTGACTACTTTCACCGGCACTTTCAGGTCGCGTTTAATGCCTTTGGCCTTATTCACTTTGTAGGTGTAGTTGCCGTTCATTTCAGTATTCTGTACGCAGATGCTGGGCATGCCGCTGCTGCGCATCACCAGGTAATTGGAGGAGGTGGTGCCGCTGATTTCGGCGGTAGCCTTGATATCGTCGTCGAGGGTGAGCATTTGCACTTTATCGGTGTTTATTTTGGAGGTGCCACCGATTTTAGCGGTCTGGGTGTCCCAGGTTTGAAGGTTCCAGTAGAGATCTATCCTGCCAACGAGGCCGCCGCGAAGGGGAACGCTTTCTTCCCATTGGGTGCCGGTTTTGATGCCGTGGGCTGGATACATGATCAGCAACTGTTCCAGCCAGGCGCGGAAGGCGTCGGTGCCGAACTGGTCTTTCATGAGTTTTTTATAGGCTTCCTGTTCGTCTTTTTTCAGGGAGCTGAAGGCGGCGGCAGCGTTGTCCAGCAGGTTGTCGAGGCCGTCGATTTTTGTGATGACGCCGGTGCTTTGCAGTTCCACGGTAAAAGGCTGGTCCAGCAGTTTCTGCAGGCCGGCCTGAAAAGGTTCGTCCGGTTTGCTCACTTTGGCGTCCACAAAGATATTCTGATTTTTAGCGTTGAAGTTGAATCGCAGTTCTTTATACCGGAACGTCAGTGTGGCTTTGCCGGGTATCACATCGGTGACATCGATGGTAATAATATTGTTATAATCGCGGGTAACCCTTTGCTGTGCTTCGTTAATGGTGGTATAGGTTTCCGTACGGCTTTTCTGTTCCAGTTCAAACTGTTCTCCCTTGTTAAAGCTGTAGTTGATTGACATGTAGTCCTGCGCCTGCGTGGTGAAGGACAATGTCAGGAAGGTAGCAATGGCGCCCAATAATTTTTTCATTACTGTAATTTATTTTAATCAAACATACTTTTCAATCACACCTAATCCAAACAGGGCGAAGTCGTATTTGGCCGGGTCGTCCGGGTCCAGCTTTTTGAGCTCATGGGTGAGCGCTACGGCAGTTTTCCAGTCTGACTTCGCGTCTGATATCAATCCCAGCCTGGTGGCCACGCGGCTTACGTGAACATCCAGGGGGCATACCAGTTGTGATGGTGAAATATGTTGCCACAGCCCAAAATCCACGCCATTTTCATCTTTTCGCACCATCCAGCGTAAATACATGTTCAATCGTTTGCACGCGGAATGTTTGGCGGGAGAAGAGATATGTTTTTCTGTACGGGCGGGGTGCTCGAGGGAGAAGAACATTTTATGGAAGCCGGTAAGGGCTTTTTCAACGTTTTCGTCCTGTGGGCTGAGGTGGCCGCTGAAGGCGAATTCGAGGGAGGTAATGTTGGTATAGTAATGCTGGAGGAATTCCACAAAATACAGGAGGTCCACACCGTTAAAAGTCCGGTGGCAGAAGGTCATCAGCTTCATGCGGTCGCGCGGGTCGTGATTGCGGATGTAGTCATAGGGCGCGTTGTCCATATGCCGCATCAGTTCCGTGCATTTGTTGATGATGCTGGTACGGTTGCCCCAGGCCAGTATGGCGGCAAAGAGGCCGGCTATTTCTATGTCCTGCAGTTCGCTGAAGCGGTGCGGGATGCAAATGGGGTCATTTGCAATGAAATCCGGATGATTATAGGTTGCCGCTTTCGCATTCAGGAAGTCCTTCAGTTGTTGGATCTTCATAGTTGTCACATGTAGCATCTGCAGCCTGGCTATACGCGTCAGCCACCTGCGCTGTTGCCCTGAGGCAACAGCGCAGGTGGTTTGATTCGTCAGCGCTGATAAAATAGGCTGTGGATATGGTCCAGGAAAAAATTATATACTTCGTAAAGATAATTTTTAACCGGTAAGAATTAAAATCAGATTGATGAACGTCTTAT encodes:
- a CDS encoding S9 family peptidase; this encodes MRSSSWFTPVCLGSAVLLLAATPRLQAQQQDVTFEQAFRGQTTDITQPLPVLKGWADADHYLEMRVLPASGRLQAMKVNARTGAATVYTAPVDGPSVEVRDRDVFYKAADGSNIRLTNDTLVEKNPTLSPDGKHVAFTRNNDLYSVEIASKKETRYTSDGTDVIYNGWSSWVYFEEILGRPTRYRAFWWSPDSKQIAYMHFDDTKVPVFPIYSEKGQHGYLENTRYPKAGDPNPAVKVGVVPVEGGNTVWADFNENDDQYFGMPFWTADSKQLWMQWMPRGQDNLKIYSIDPKSGAKKEIYSETQKTWIDWFDAVPFLQNNQGFLLQSDKTGWSHLYLHNMDGSLKKQLTSGNWTVKDVVCTDEKNQLIYFTARKEASTRFDLYKVSMKTGAITRLTFGNYNHVISMAPGGKYFITTYSNLQTPERMALLDNNGKVVRELGNAKGSKFGQYNLTKTELTTYKTRDGLVLPMTITLPVHLQPGKKYPVLISIYGGPNAGTVYDTWKFSPAFQWWSQEGVIQVAIDNRSSGQLGKMGMNYIHRQLGKYEIEDYMDAAMWLRAQPWADPARICMTGGSFGGYMTDMALTYGADVFTHGMANYAVTDWQLYDSHYTERYMDTPAENPEGYKITSVMTYADRYKGVLRMAHGTMDDNVHMQNVIQLADKLQSLNKHFEFMLYPGERHGWRGPNAKHASTETARFIYTHLLEKPFPAQFSAK
- a CDS encoding serine hydrolase, with translation MMRHCLLLLLCGCLSLVQAQPRTDTLLKNMFDREATPLLRHMLQHPDSFRYQLIYTRIDRDANNQPHFTHYYLNVDADQYFNPASTVKLPIALLALEKMRELKVRGLDGNTTMLTDSSGSGQLTVHTDSTAKSGLPSINHYIKRIFLISDNDAYNRLYEFVGQQSIHERLWKKGYKDVRIVRRFMPLSEEENRHTGAIRFVKNGKTLYSQPPAVSRLSYDYSRNIRIGAGYMDKNEHLVSEPMDFTKHNNLPLQCLQQMLQSVIFPQSVPAAQRFRITPQDYRFLYRYMSEYPSESTDPVYDTTEYFDSYTKFFLFKGAGRHIPSNMRVFNKTGWSYGFLTDAAYIVDFEHNIEFMLTGTVYVNRDGILNDDKYEYEGEGYPFFRDAGNIIYRYELQRQRAYQPDLKAFRIDYRQ
- a CDS encoding fumarylacetoacetate hydrolase family protein; the encoded protein is MKLVSYLREETDQLAILVDGQLYNTQELHPDLPNNMGMFLMMWEDVIDVARQADASLKAGKHPGTAKGIPVESVQLLSPVPFPTSCRDGYAFRQHVAAARRNRKVEMIPEFDQYPIFYFTNHNAIQGPGDIHCMPDHFDKLDFELEAAIVICKAGRNITAAEADDYIGGYMIMNDMSARTLQMEEMKLNLGPAKGKDFSTVIGPMLVTPDELEEFLVPAKPGHTGNNYNLKMTCKVNGIQVSEGNMGDMDWTFAEIVERCAYGVNIMPGDVIGSGTVGTGCFLELNGTGKLNDPNYTEQWLQPGDVVEMEIEGLGTLTNTIVKEDTDFSILALKKNV
- a CDS encoding flavin reductase family protein, whose amino-acid sequence is MKVVPSEIKTAELQAYLQGAIAPRPICFASTIDAEGQPNLSPFSFFNIFGTNPPTLIFSPSRRVRDNTTKHTLENVYATREVVINVVTYNMVQQTSLASCEYPSGINEFVKAGFTPVPSEKIKPFRVKESPVQMECVVKQIIETGNQGGAGNLVICEPVLIHINDDIFDAKGRIDPQKIDLVARMGGDYYCRASGDAVFEVPKPNTQLGIGVDALPLSIRNSAILSGNDLGKLGNVHEMPFVDPAFDDSHLKNIIQYYSLTPDEMERELHHYAKQLLEANKVGEAWQVLLSA
- a CDS encoding universal stress protein: MKTILVPTDFSDTAYNAATYALAMAPQLNVDRIVLYHAYELIVPIPDVPTAIPMVNPDDLRIASQEGLDKMQKELAPLAGAGVSIVTRADNTLLAATIDDVVKQEEAALIIMGITGGSKMEEILVGSNTIDVVKHTTCPVLIVPGKAVFKGIAKIVFACDLRQVADSTPIAPLKKLLAAFHAELHVINIDHESKHFSTDTPFETLMLDTLLEDYKPEYHFVDNPDVVQGITEFAESIQADLILTIPKKHGLFERIFKRSNTAKLAYQTHIPLLTIHE
- the lysS gene encoding lysine--tRNA ligase; amino-acid sequence: MTQLSEQEIIRREKLQELQKLGIDPYPAAEYPVNDTSVNIKNNYSEATKEQFQDVCLAGRIMSVRDMGKAAFVELQDKAGRIQLYVRRDDICPGEDKTAYDVVFKKLMDIGDIIGVKGYAFITKTGATSIHAREVNILSKSLRPLPIVKSVEGQVFDEVTDPEFKYRQRYVDLVINPEVKDVFVKRTKILQTIRDFYNNLGYLEVETPILQPIPGGATARPFVTHHNALDMPLYLRIANELYLKRLIVGGFEGVYEFAKDFRNEGMDRTHNPEFTVMEMYAAYKDYEWMMRTTETLLEKVAVALHGTTEVLVGEKTIDFKAPFRRVPMYDAIKEHTGFDIDGMDEAQLRDVCKQLGIHVDAKFGKAKLIDEIFGEKCEGHYVQPTFITDYPVEMSPLTKKHRSKAGLVERFELIVNGKEIANAYSELNDPIDQRERFEEQVQLMERGDDEAMYIDYDFLRALEYGMPPTSGIGIGIDRLTMLMTNQPSIQDVLFFPQMKQEK
- a CDS encoding DUF4197 domain-containing protein, whose protein sequence is MLKKTLLVLLGVGCMHASQAQLLNKLKKLKNSSSTTTTNTTTSNTGGSFTENEAGSAIKEALAKGVANGIANLNKTDGFFGNELYKLLLPPDAVKIGNTLRAIGLGPQVDQAILQINRSAEKAVGYAAPIFVNAIKQMTLTDAINLVKGGNNSATEFFKSKTTDQLKAAFSPVVKGSLDSTSATRYYSDIVNTYNKLPTTFNKVNPNLQDYVTTMAVNALFDQIGKEEAAIRANPAARTTDILKKVFGNIL